The proteins below are encoded in one region of Tessaracoccus aquimaris:
- a CDS encoding GroES family chaperonin produces MLHDRVLVDVDAAAGERRSSSGILIPATVQMGRRLTWAKVVAIGPSVRSVETDDRVLFDPEERAEVELQARTYVLLRERDIHAVASDNDADAGTGLYL; encoded by the coding sequence ATGCTGCACGACCGCGTCCTGGTGGACGTGGACGCCGCCGCGGGCGAGCGGCGCAGTTCCAGCGGCATCCTGATCCCCGCGACCGTCCAGATGGGGCGCCGACTGACGTGGGCGAAGGTGGTCGCCATCGGGCCGAGCGTCCGCTCGGTCGAGACCGACGACCGCGTGCTCTTCGACCCCGAGGAGCGCGCCGAGGTCGAACTGCAGGCGCGCACCTATGTGCTGCTGCGCGAGCGCGACATTCACGCTGTTGCATCGGACAATGACGCCGATGCCGGAACCGGCCTCTACCTCTAG
- a CDS encoding extracellular solute-binding protein, with translation MTTFRRRSAIGAAFASLALLATACSPTATDAASPGATDTTKPATSKPATSEPAAPAENIELTITTFGTMGLDGLYKEYEQAHPGITIKATNIDTGGNALTDWQTKQAAGAGLPDVQAVEEGWLSKVMSVSDSFTDLRDYGASDIASRWVPWKVAQATDQKGRIIGYGTDIGPQGICFNGKSLKAAGMPGDRDGFAQLLGGKDATWQKFFDVGKQYRDKTGKAWYDQSGFVWNSMVNQLDEGYYTKDGKLNVKDNAQLKERWTMLADAAKAGLSSNQTQWDWGGGKAFLDDSFATFVCPGWMLGVVKGQVEAGGGDATSGWDFADVYPGGAANWGGSFLTVPTTSKHPKEAAELAAWLTDAKQEVASFQAAGAFPSVVAAQQDPGVTGPSDLTKFFNNAPVGEILAKRAEGVKAQFKGPDDSVIQEQVFGPSVQAIDSGKADGQKAWDDAMKLLDTVVG, from the coding sequence GTGACCACCTTCCGCCGCCGCAGTGCCATCGGCGCAGCGTTCGCCTCGCTGGCGTTGCTCGCCACCGCCTGCTCACCAACCGCGACAGACGCCGCGAGCCCCGGCGCCACCGACACCACCAAGCCGGCCACCAGCAAGCCAGCCACCAGTGAGCCGGCCGCGCCCGCAGAGAACATCGAACTGACGATCACCACGTTCGGCACCATGGGCCTCGACGGCCTCTACAAGGAGTACGAACAGGCCCACCCGGGCATCACCATCAAGGCAACCAACATCGACACCGGCGGCAACGCCCTGACCGACTGGCAGACCAAGCAGGCCGCTGGCGCCGGACTGCCCGACGTGCAGGCCGTCGAGGAGGGCTGGCTCAGCAAGGTGATGTCGGTCTCCGACTCGTTCACCGACCTGCGCGACTACGGCGCCAGCGACATCGCCTCCCGCTGGGTTCCGTGGAAGGTCGCCCAGGCGACCGACCAGAAGGGCCGCATCATCGGCTACGGCACCGACATCGGCCCACAGGGCATCTGCTTCAACGGCAAGTCCCTCAAGGCGGCAGGCATGCCGGGCGACCGTGACGGCTTCGCGCAACTGCTCGGCGGCAAGGACGCCACCTGGCAGAAGTTCTTCGACGTCGGCAAGCAGTACCGCGACAAGACAGGCAAGGCCTGGTACGACCAGTCCGGCTTCGTGTGGAACTCGATGGTGAACCAGCTCGACGAGGGCTACTACACCAAGGACGGCAAGCTCAACGTCAAGGACAACGCCCAGCTCAAGGAACGCTGGACGATGCTGGCCGACGCCGCGAAGGCCGGCCTGTCGAGCAACCAGACCCAGTGGGACTGGGGCGGCGGCAAGGCCTTCCTCGACGACTCGTTCGCGACCTTCGTGTGCCCCGGCTGGATGCTTGGCGTCGTCAAGGGCCAGGTCGAGGCAGGCGGCGGAGACGCCACAAGCGGTTGGGACTTCGCAGACGTCTACCCGGGCGGTGCGGCCAACTGGGGCGGTTCGTTCCTGACGGTGCCGACCACCTCGAAGCACCCCAAGGAGGCCGCAGAGCTCGCGGCATGGCTGACCGACGCCAAGCAGGAGGTCGCCTCCTTCCAGGCTGCCGGCGCGTTCCCGAGCGTCGTCGCGGCGCAGCAGGACCCCGGCGTCACCGGTCCGAGCGACCTGACGAAGTTCTTCAACAACGCCCCGGTCGGCGAGATCCTCGCCAAGCGCGCTGAGGGCGTCAAGGCGCAGTTCAAGGGCCCGGACGACTCGGTCATCCAGGAGCAGGTCTTCGGGCCCAGCGTCCAGGCGATCGACTCCGGCAAGGCCGACGGCCAGAAGGCCTGGGACGACGCCATGAAGCTGCTCGACACCGTCGTCGGCTGA
- a CDS encoding VOC family protein, which yields MLKMNPYLGFNGEASEALAYYKGVFGGELRIITFSEFGSGPPGADDLVMHGQLDTANFTLMAYDDPERKNPTGRGNTTICIWGDDSEIGRAWFAKLAEDGTVDVEFAVQPWGDWYGTVTDRFGVFWGINVSTGQN from the coding sequence ATGCTGAAAATGAACCCCTACCTCGGCTTCAACGGCGAGGCGTCCGAGGCGCTGGCGTACTACAAAGGCGTCTTCGGCGGCGAACTGCGGATCATCACCTTCTCCGAGTTCGGCAGCGGCCCTCCCGGCGCCGACGACCTCGTGATGCACGGCCAACTCGACACGGCCAACTTCACCCTGATGGCCTACGACGACCCGGAGCGCAAGAACCCGACCGGCCGCGGCAACACGACCATCTGCATCTGGGGCGACGACTCAGAGATCGGCCGTGCCTGGTTCGCGAAGCTCGCCGAGGACGGCACGGTGGACGTCGAGTTCGCAGTGCAGCCATGGGGCGACTGGTACGGCACGGTGACCGACAGGTTCGGCGTCTTCTGGGGCATCAACGTGAGCACCGGCCAGAACTGA
- a CDS encoding ArsR/SmtB family transcription factor, which produces MTDELSKVFAALADPTRRDMVARLAAADATVGELAEPYDVSVQAISKHLKVLEGAGLVTRGRDAQRRPVHLEANVFDLMTKWIERYRREAEARFRRLDDVLDDLNDASDDGGLTEGAVS; this is translated from the coding sequence ATGACGGACGAGCTCTCCAAGGTCTTCGCGGCGCTTGCCGACCCGACCCGGCGCGACATGGTCGCCCGGCTCGCGGCCGCCGACGCGACGGTGGGGGAGCTCGCCGAGCCCTACGACGTGAGCGTCCAAGCGATCTCGAAGCACCTCAAGGTGCTCGAGGGGGCAGGGCTCGTGACACGGGGGCGCGACGCGCAGCGAAGGCCCGTCCACCTCGAGGCGAACGTGTTCGACCTCATGACGAAGTGGATCGAGCGCTACCGCCGCGAGGCCGAGGCCCGCTTCCGGCGCCTCGACGATGTCCTCGACGACCTCAACGACGCCTCCGACGACGGAGGACTCACGGAAGGAGCGGTGTCATGA
- a CDS encoding GH1 family beta-glucosidase gives MNAHFPPTFLWGAATAAAQVEGAAHLDGKEDSIWDVFARTPLAVAGGDTPEVAADHYHRMPQDVAMMRDLGLQSYRFSTSWARVRPGDREPNPKGLDFYDRLVDELLGAGILPWLTLYHWDLPQAVQDLGGWANRDTAERFARYAEDVFGALGDRVTHWTTFNEPLCSSLIGYVGGEHAPGLNDPRAGLAALHHQHLAHGMATRRLRELRDDLSIGITLNLTNAVPFDPADPADVDAARRLDGLWNRMYLDPVLLGSYPDDVLADLAGLGFEEVVREGDLAVIHQPIDFLGVNHYHDDCFSAHPAPASDPVLPVPTPKANRSWFVGSEHVSCPSRGLPRTAMGWEVNPDGLRVLLLALSEEYPDLPPLYITENGAAYDDVLVDGAVDDVQRWDYISAHLDAVAAAMAEGADVRGYFVWSLLDNFEWAWGYAKRFGIVHVDYDTQVRTPKLSARNYAALIALSAETGASSTGNEAASDEEADS, from the coding sequence ATGAACGCTCACTTCCCACCCACCTTCCTCTGGGGCGCGGCAACGGCCGCCGCCCAGGTCGAGGGAGCCGCCCACCTCGACGGCAAGGAGGACTCCATCTGGGACGTCTTCGCCCGCACTCCCCTCGCGGTCGCCGGGGGCGACACCCCGGAGGTCGCCGCCGACCACTACCACCGGATGCCCCAGGACGTCGCCATGATGCGCGACCTCGGCCTGCAGTCCTACCGGTTCTCGACGAGTTGGGCGCGCGTGCGGCCCGGCGACAGGGAGCCCAATCCCAAGGGCCTCGACTTCTACGACCGGCTCGTCGACGAACTGCTCGGCGCGGGCATCCTGCCGTGGCTGACGCTGTACCACTGGGACCTGCCGCAGGCCGTGCAGGACCTCGGCGGCTGGGCCAACCGGGACACCGCGGAGCGCTTCGCCCGCTACGCGGAGGACGTCTTCGGGGCGCTCGGCGACCGGGTGACGCACTGGACGACCTTCAACGAGCCGCTGTGCTCGTCCCTGATCGGCTACGTCGGGGGCGAGCACGCCCCAGGCCTGAACGACCCACGCGCCGGGCTCGCCGCCCTGCACCACCAACACCTGGCACACGGCATGGCGACGAGGCGACTGCGGGAACTGCGAGACGACCTCAGCATCGGCATCACACTCAACCTGACAAACGCCGTCCCGTTCGACCCGGCCGACCCCGCCGACGTCGACGCCGCCCGACGCCTCGACGGGCTGTGGAACCGGATGTACCTCGACCCTGTGCTGCTCGGCAGCTACCCCGACGACGTGCTCGCCGACCTGGCGGGGCTCGGCTTCGAGGAGGTGGTGCGTGAGGGCGACCTCGCCGTCATCCACCAGCCCATCGACTTCCTGGGCGTCAACCACTACCACGACGACTGCTTCAGCGCTCATCCCGCGCCCGCGTCCGATCCGGTGCTGCCGGTGCCGACGCCGAAGGCCAACCGGTCCTGGTTCGTCGGCTCGGAGCACGTCAGTTGCCCCTCGCGTGGGCTGCCGCGCACCGCGATGGGGTGGGAGGTCAACCCGGACGGGCTGCGGGTGCTGCTGCTCGCCCTGTCCGAGGAGTACCCCGACCTGCCGCCGCTCTACATCACGGAGAACGGCGCGGCCTACGACGACGTGCTGGTCGACGGGGCCGTGGACGACGTGCAGCGCTGGGACTACATCTCGGCGCACCTCGACGCCGTCGCCGCCGCCATGGCCGAGGGTGCCGACGTCCGCGGCTACTTCGTGTGGTCGCTGCTCGACAACTTCGAGTGGGCGTGGGGCTACGCCAAGCGGTTCGGGATCGTCCACGTCGACTACGACACGCAGGTCCGTACGCCAAAGCTGAGCGCCAGGAATTATGCTGCCCTGATCGCACTGAGCGCCGAAACGGGCGCTTCGAGCACAGGGAACGAGGCCGCGAGCGATGAAGAAGCCGACTCTTGA
- a CDS encoding carbohydrate ABC transporter permease codes for MNATRRRHLYAQPRWWVYGIIGAFVIGGAYPLYWSFVVGSSDKTALTSTFPPLLPGGQFWANAAQVFATVDFWRALANSVIVSTVITASVVFFSTLAGYAFAKLRFRGREGLMVAVVATMAVPTQLGIIPLFMLMKQFGWTGSLGAVIVPTLVTAFGVFFMRQYLVDVIPDELIEAARVDGASMIGTFLHVGVPAARPAMGILAMFTFMTAWTDYLWPLLVVPQNPTLQVALSQLQSAKYVDYSIVLNGAVLATLPLLILFVLAGRQLVSGIMAGAVKG; via the coding sequence ATGAACGCCACCAGGCGACGCCACCTCTACGCCCAGCCGCGCTGGTGGGTCTACGGCATCATCGGCGCCTTCGTGATCGGCGGCGCCTACCCGCTCTACTGGTCCTTCGTGGTCGGAAGCAGCGACAAGACCGCCCTCACCTCCACCTTCCCGCCGCTGCTGCCGGGCGGCCAGTTCTGGGCGAACGCCGCGCAGGTGTTCGCCACCGTCGACTTCTGGAGGGCGCTTGCCAACTCGGTGATCGTGTCGACCGTGATCACCGCCTCGGTCGTGTTCTTCTCGACGCTGGCCGGCTACGCCTTCGCAAAGCTCCGCTTCCGCGGCCGCGAGGGCCTGATGGTCGCGGTCGTGGCGACCATGGCCGTCCCGACCCAATTGGGCATCATCCCGCTGTTCATGCTGATGAAGCAGTTCGGCTGGACGGGCTCGCTCGGGGCTGTCATCGTCCCGACACTGGTGACCGCGTTCGGCGTGTTCTTCATGCGCCAGTACCTGGTCGACGTCATCCCGGACGAACTGATCGAGGCCGCCCGCGTCGACGGTGCAAGCATGATCGGCACCTTCCTGCACGTCGGCGTTCCCGCGGCGCGGCCCGCGATGGGGATCCTTGCCATGTTCACGTTCATGACGGCGTGGACCGACTACCTGTGGCCGCTGCTGGTGGTGCCGCAGAACCCGACGCTGCAGGTCGCGCTCAGCCAACTGCAGTCGGCCAAGTACGTCGACTACTCGATCGTCCTCAACGGCGCGGTGCTCGCGACGCTGCCGCTGTTGATCCTCTTCGTCCTCGCGGGCAGGCAACTTGTCTCCGGAATCATGGCAGGAGCTGTGAAGGGCTGA
- a CDS encoding LacI family DNA-binding transcriptional regulator, which produces MKKPTLEMVAAHAGVSRATVSRVVNGTPTVEPTIASRVQRSIDELHYVPNRAARSLASNRAGAVALVVPESTSKVFTDPFFGAVIMGIAGVLDDTDFTLTMIIESEANAEKTHRYLTGGNVDGALVLSHHAGDRSYGSLTDRVPLVYGGRPVVEVPGAVCIDVDNLAAARLAVGHVIGSGRRRIATIAGPQTMRPGVERLEGWRGALADAGLEPGPIAYGDFTTTSGTRAARELLAGGEPFDAIFAANDQMALGAYPVLREAGLQIPGDVAVMGFDDSPFSQTSEPPLTTMNQPMVRLGAEMARKLLAMIDKQHPEPLTMLHASLVERGSV; this is translated from the coding sequence ATGAAGAAGCCGACTCTTGAGATGGTCGCGGCGCACGCCGGGGTGTCGCGCGCGACCGTGTCGCGGGTCGTCAACGGCACCCCGACGGTGGAGCCGACCATCGCCTCGCGCGTGCAGCGCTCGATCGACGAGTTGCACTACGTGCCGAACCGGGCGGCCCGCTCGCTCGCGTCGAACCGGGCAGGGGCCGTGGCGCTCGTGGTTCCCGAGTCGACGTCGAAGGTCTTCACGGACCCGTTCTTCGGGGCCGTCATCATGGGCATCGCGGGCGTCCTCGACGACACCGACTTCACGCTGACGATGATCATCGAGTCGGAGGCCAACGCCGAGAAGACACACCGCTACCTCACCGGGGGCAATGTCGACGGCGCGCTCGTGCTGTCGCACCACGCCGGCGACCGCTCCTACGGGTCCCTCACCGACCGGGTGCCGCTCGTCTACGGCGGCCGCCCGGTGGTGGAGGTGCCGGGCGCGGTGTGTATCGACGTGGACAATCTGGCAGCCGCCCGGCTCGCGGTCGGCCACGTGATCGGCAGCGGAAGGCGGCGGATCGCCACGATCGCCGGGCCGCAGACGATGCGCCCGGGCGTCGAGCGCCTCGAGGGGTGGCGCGGCGCGCTCGCCGACGCGGGCCTCGAGCCTGGGCCGATCGCCTACGGAGACTTCACCACGACGTCGGGCACCCGCGCCGCCCGGGAACTGCTGGCCGGGGGCGAGCCGTTCGACGCGATCTTCGCCGCCAACGACCAGATGGCGCTCGGCGCCTACCCGGTGCTGCGCGAGGCGGGCCTCCAGATCCCCGGGGACGTGGCCGTGATGGGCTTCGACGACTCCCCGTTCTCGCAGACCTCTGAGCCGCCGCTGACCACCATGAACCAGCCGATGGTCAGGCTGGGAGCAGAGATGGCGCGCAAACTGCTGGCCATGATCGACAAGCAGCACCCCGAGCCGTTGACGATGCTGCACGCCAGCCTCGTGGAACGCGGCTCGGTCTAG
- a CDS encoding DUF3618 domain-containing protein, which yields MGNRSVEQIRADLAANRATLADVTSDVVESLKPQNIAREGVEQVKLFAKTEFESVTAPLREDDGGWKLNKLLIAGGAVLGVIVFAVTLNTVANRRVLASAQRRALER from the coding sequence ATGGGCAACCGATCCGTGGAGCAGATTCGCGCCGACCTGGCGGCCAACAGGGCAACGCTGGCCGACGTCACCTCGGACGTTGTCGAGTCGCTGAAGCCGCAGAACATCGCCCGCGAGGGAGTCGAACAGGTCAAGCTCTTCGCCAAGACCGAGTTCGAGTCGGTGACCGCTCCGCTGCGCGAGGACGACGGTGGCTGGAAGCTGAACAAGTTGCTGATCGCGGGCGGCGCGGTGCTCGGCGTCATCGTCTTCGCCGTGACCCTGAACACCGTCGCGAACCGTCGCGTGCTGGCCTCGGCCCAGCGCCGGGCGCTCGAACGGTGA
- a CDS encoding peroxiredoxin, translating into MTARLTTGTTAPAFTLPDQNGEDVSLSDFAGRTVILYFYPAAMTPGCTTQAVDFSEALPSFQDEGYTVLGCSPDPVEKLARFAAHSDISFTLLADPAKDVLNAYGAYGPRKLYGKEIEGVLRSTFVIDVDADGKGVVRVAQYNVKATGHVAKLRRELGV; encoded by the coding sequence ATGACCGCACGACTGACGACTGGTACGACCGCGCCCGCCTTCACGCTGCCCGACCAGAACGGCGAGGATGTCTCGCTCAGCGACTTCGCCGGCCGCACCGTCATCCTGTACTTCTACCCGGCGGCCATGACGCCGGGCTGCACGACGCAGGCCGTCGACTTCTCCGAGGCGCTCCCCTCGTTCCAGGATGAGGGCTACACCGTGCTCGGCTGTTCGCCCGACCCGGTGGAGAAGCTGGCCAGGTTCGCGGCACACTCCGACATCTCGTTCACGCTGCTGGCCGACCCGGCGAAGGATGTCCTCAACGCCTACGGCGCGTACGGCCCCCGCAAGCTGTACGGCAAGGAGATTGAGGGCGTGCTCCGCTCGACCTTCGTGATCGACGTCGACGCCGACGGCAAGGGCGTGGTCCGGGTCGCGCAGTACAACGTCAAGGCGACCGGCCACGTGGCGAAGCTTCGCCGCGAGCTCGGTGTCTGA
- a CDS encoding SRPBCC family protein, with amino-acid sequence MNTPTRYPQAAIEADQNVPLIRITRDFRGTPAQLLKAHIDPELFAKWNGPDDLANEIVEWDARSGGSWRYIHRRGDEEYGFRGCFHTVRDDRIVQTFTWEGMPDEVSLETLRFEDLGDGTTRLIGESLCDSFEGRDAWLASGMETGVQQGYDKLEALLPGVEA; translated from the coding sequence ATGAACACCCCAACGCGTTACCCCCAGGCAGCCATCGAGGCCGACCAGAACGTCCCGCTGATCCGCATCACGCGCGACTTCCGCGGCACCCCTGCCCAACTCCTGAAGGCCCACATCGACCCCGAACTGTTCGCCAAGTGGAACGGCCCGGACGACCTCGCCAACGAGATCGTCGAGTGGGACGCCCGCAGCGGAGGCTCCTGGCGCTACATCCACCGCCGCGGCGACGAGGAGTACGGCTTCCGCGGTTGCTTCCACACGGTGCGCGATGACCGCATCGTCCAGACCTTCACCTGGGAGGGCATGCCCGACGAGGTCTCGCTCGAGACGCTGCGCTTTGAGGACCTTGGCGACGGCACCACCCGCTTGATCGGCGAGTCGCTGTGCGACAGCTTCGAGGGGCGCGACGCCTGGCTTGCCTCGGGCATGGAGACGGGCGTCCAGCAGGGTTACGACAAGTTGGAGGCGCTGCTCCCCGGCGTCGAGGCCTGA
- a CDS encoding carbohydrate ABC transporter permease, which yields MHAPHTATPTVTQPRSWRSRLSSLDVKYSPYAYVAPFFILFGLIGLFPLVYTFVVSLNDWNLLTGPGDWVGFANFSRELGDALFWNSLFNTFSIFLLSSVPQIITAVVIAALLDQNLRAKTFWRLSVLIPYVVTPVAVALIFSNIFGEKYGLVNNVLGSIGLDPVMWKTETFPSHVALATMVNWRWTGYNTLIVLAAMQAVPRDIYESAAIDGAGPVRRFLSITIPSIRPTLIFVIITSTIGGLQIFTEPKLFNAASSVPGGPQRQYQTTVLYLWDLAFNRQEFGRAAAVAWILFLLIVAIGVLNFLLARTISGTETRLVSRRRHTRAASLTAGSITKEPRA from the coding sequence ATGCACGCTCCACACACCGCGACCCCGACCGTCACCCAGCCCCGCTCGTGGCGGTCCCGGCTCAGCAGCCTCGACGTCAAGTACTCGCCCTACGCCTACGTGGCCCCCTTCTTCATCCTCTTCGGGCTGATCGGGCTGTTCCCGCTCGTCTACACGTTCGTGGTCTCCCTCAACGACTGGAACCTGCTCACCGGCCCCGGCGACTGGGTCGGCTTCGCGAACTTCTCCCGCGAACTGGGCGACGCCCTGTTCTGGAACTCGCTGTTCAACACCTTCAGCATCTTCCTGCTGTCCTCGGTGCCGCAGATCATCACCGCCGTGGTGATCGCGGCCCTGCTCGACCAGAACCTGCGCGCCAAGACCTTCTGGCGGCTGTCGGTGCTGATCCCCTATGTCGTCACGCCGGTCGCGGTCGCGCTGATCTTCTCCAACATCTTCGGCGAGAAGTACGGCCTGGTGAACAACGTGCTCGGCTCCATCGGGCTCGACCCCGTGATGTGGAAGACCGAGACCTTCCCCAGCCACGTCGCGCTCGCCACCATGGTGAACTGGCGCTGGACTGGCTACAACACCCTCATCGTGCTCGCCGCGATGCAGGCGGTGCCGCGCGACATCTACGAGTCGGCGGCCATCGACGGCGCGGGCCCCGTCCGGCGCTTCCTGTCGATCACCATCCCCAGCATCCGGCCGACGCTGATCTTCGTCATCATCACCTCGACGATCGGCGGCCTGCAGATCTTCACCGAGCCCAAGCTGTTCAACGCCGCAAGCTCGGTGCCCGGCGGCCCGCAGCGGCAGTACCAGACCACCGTGCTGTACCTGTGGGACCTGGCCTTCAACCGTCAGGAGTTCGGGCGGGCGGCCGCGGTCGCCTGGATCCTGTTCCTGCTGATCGTCGCCATCGGCGTGCTCAACTTCCTGCTCGCGCGCACCATCTCCGGGACCGAGACCCGCCTCGTCTCCCGACGCAGACACACCCGCGCCGCCTCCCTCACGGCCGGGTCCATCACGAAGGAGCCCCGCGCATGA
- a CDS encoding YigZ family protein — protein MSDSFLTIDAAPGAGADVELEIKRSRFLTRIRRVATEDEARAVIEARRSQYFDARHHCSAFILGPDGRTARSSDDGEPAGTAGIPMLTALQRNDLTDVVAVVTRYFGGIKLGAGGLVRAYTDAVSQAMTAVGTRTVTLSQILRVDVDFALAGAVEDQLRGLVLPSGTPVQVDGVDWTDRAHIRVAVPSSSVAELDVALASLSAGSLTAVPVDERWVDC, from the coding sequence GTGTCTGACTCCTTCCTGACCATTGACGCCGCCCCCGGCGCGGGTGCGGACGTCGAGTTGGAGATCAAACGCTCCCGATTCCTGACGCGGATCCGCAGGGTCGCGACCGAGGACGAGGCGCGAGCCGTGATCGAGGCCAGACGCTCCCAGTACTTCGACGCGCGGCACCACTGCTCCGCGTTCATCCTGGGGCCCGACGGTCGCACCGCGCGAAGCTCTGACGACGGCGAGCCGGCCGGGACCGCGGGGATCCCGATGCTGACGGCGCTGCAGCGCAACGACCTGACCGACGTGGTGGCGGTGGTCACCCGCTACTTCGGCGGCATCAAACTGGGCGCTGGCGGCCTCGTGCGCGCCTACACCGACGCCGTCTCGCAGGCGATGACCGCCGTCGGGACAAGGACCGTGACGCTCAGCCAGATCCTTCGTGTCGACGTCGACTTCGCCCTCGCGGGCGCCGTCGAGGACCAGTTGCGCGGGCTGGTGCTGCCTTCCGGAACGCCGGTGCAGGTCGACGGGGTCGACTGGACCGACCGGGCGCACATCCGGGTCGCGGTGCCGTCCTCGTCGGTTGCTGAGCTCGACGTTGCGCTCGCCAGCCTGTCCGCTGGTTCGCTGACCGCGGTGCCCGTCGACGAGCGCTGGGTCGACTGCTAG
- a CDS encoding ribokinase, whose translation MGNVVVVGSLNVDLHLLLQRHILPGETLLAGGGTFSPGGKGANQACAAALAGAPTVMAGAIGDDAASSVATSRLEDAGVDLSHVKRLEGPSGLAVVSVDAEGENTVVVVPGANGLVTPEMVQGWAEVISGADVVVLQGEISAESNLAAARLVTGRLVVNLAPVIEVDPTVLLNARPLVVNEHEGAAALLQLGGADLTDPRAIVEGLRAAGIESVVMTVGSAGSLVAEGSDVTEVASPKVKAVDTVGAGDAFCGALSARLAAGDSLLDASGYASRFAAYTVQHEGAQSSYPAVGTELPTL comes from the coding sequence ATGGGCAACGTCGTCGTCGTGGGATCGCTGAATGTGGACCTGCATCTGCTGCTCCAGCGACACATCCTCCCCGGCGAGACGTTGCTCGCGGGAGGCGGCACGTTCTCGCCAGGCGGGAAGGGAGCCAACCAGGCCTGCGCCGCCGCGCTCGCCGGAGCCCCGACGGTGATGGCAGGCGCGATCGGCGACGACGCGGCAAGCTCGGTCGCCACCAGCCGGCTCGAGGACGCGGGCGTCGACCTGAGCCACGTCAAGAGGCTTGAGGGGCCATCGGGCCTCGCGGTCGTGAGCGTCGACGCCGAGGGCGAGAACACCGTCGTGGTGGTGCCGGGAGCCAACGGACTGGTCACGCCCGAGATGGTGCAGGGCTGGGCCGAGGTGATCTCCGGCGCCGACGTCGTCGTGCTGCAGGGCGAGATCTCCGCGGAGAGCAACCTCGCCGCGGCCCGGTTGGTGACCGGTCGCCTTGTCGTGAACCTGGCGCCGGTGATCGAGGTCGACCCGACGGTGCTGCTGAACGCCCGCCCCTTGGTCGTCAACGAGCACGAGGGCGCGGCCGCACTGCTGCAGTTGGGCGGCGCCGACCTGACGGACCCCCGCGCGATCGTCGAGGGTCTGCGCGCGGCCGGCATCGAGTCGGTCGTGATGACGGTCGGGTCGGCAGGCTCGCTCGTCGCGGAGGGCTCCGACGTCACGGAGGTCGCCTCCCCGAAGGTCAAGGCAGTCGACACCGTCGGGGCTGGGGACGCGTTCTGCGGGGCGCTGTCGGCCCGGCTTGCGGCGGGCGACAGCCTGCTCGACGCGTCCGGCTACGCCAGCAGGTTTGCCGCCTACACCGTCCAGCACGAGGGCGCGCAGTCGTCCTACCCGGCGGTCGGCACCGAACTGCCCACTCTCTGA
- a CDS encoding 2'-5' RNA ligase family protein: MLALGVSDGNGELAELSAGARRAASRAGIEADGTRFVGHLTLARSRAGVQAGRWIGVFDSFPGWSWEAEELCLVDSKRLGKHYEVVARYPLG; the protein is encoded by the coding sequence GTGCTCGCGCTCGGCGTCAGCGACGGCAACGGCGAACTCGCCGAGCTCTCCGCAGGGGCGCGTCGGGCGGCGAGCCGCGCGGGCATCGAGGCGGACGGCACCCGCTTCGTCGGTCACCTGACGCTGGCGCGGAGCCGTGCGGGGGTGCAGGCGGGCAGATGGATCGGCGTGTTCGACTCGTTCCCCGGTTGGTCCTGGGAGGCGGAGGAGTTGTGCCTGGTCGACTCGAAGCGGCTGGGCAAGCACTACGAGGTGGTCGCCCGCTATCCGCTGGGTTGA